The following coding sequences lie in one Aquabacterium olei genomic window:
- the nuoG gene encoding NADH-quinone oxidoreductase subunit NuoG: MVEIEIDGQKVQCQEGSMVMHAAEQHGTYIPHFCYHKKLSIAANCRMCLVDIEKAPKPMPACATPVTQGMIVRTKSEKAIKAQQGVMEFLLINHPLDCPICDQGGECQLQDLAVGYGGSSSRYNEEKRVVFKKDVGPLISMEEMSRCIQCTRCVRFGQEVAGVMELGMQHRGEHSEIATFVGRSIDSELSGNMIDICPVGALTSKPFRYSARTWELSRRKSVSPHDSTGANLIVQVKNGKVMRVVPLENEDVNECWIADRDRFSYEALNTDARLTRPMIKQGGEWREVDWTTALEYVANGLKGIKAEHGAAAIGALATEHSTVEELFLLGQLVRGLGGDNVDTRLRQTDFTAGSGVRWLGLPIAELDKLDRALVVGSFLRKDHPLFATRLRQAARRGAQVSAIGGANDDWAISLAQRVTVAPSAWAQALGDVAVAIANQLGVTAPCNGTATDAAKAIAASLLSGQNKAILLGNAAAQHPQASVLQALAQWIAGQTGARFGFLGESANTVGAQLVGAQPQQGGLNAGQMLAGKGLKAFVLMGVEPEFDSANPTAAAAAILGAEMVVAMSPFKTAATEYADVILPISPFSETSGTFVNAEGRVQSFHGVVKPLGETRPAWKVLRVLGTMLGLDGFAFETSEEVKARALGDLAALPAKLNNDTPAAITLTGGTGALERLADLPIYSADALVRRAPSLQATADARPPVVSLPQALWAELGLADGAQVKVSQEGGAAVLPAVLDASLPANVVRVPAGTQATSTLGASFGAIRVEKA; encoded by the coding sequence ATGGTTGAAATCGAAATCGACGGACAGAAAGTCCAGTGCCAGGAAGGCAGCATGGTGATGCATGCGGCCGAACAGCACGGTACCTACATCCCGCACTTCTGCTACCACAAGAAGCTCTCGATCGCGGCGAACTGCCGCATGTGTCTCGTGGACATCGAGAAGGCGCCCAAGCCCATGCCGGCTTGTGCGACCCCGGTGACCCAGGGCATGATCGTGCGCACCAAGAGCGAGAAAGCCATCAAGGCCCAGCAGGGCGTGATGGAATTCCTGCTCATCAACCACCCGCTGGATTGCCCGATCTGCGACCAGGGTGGTGAGTGCCAGCTGCAGGATCTGGCCGTGGGCTATGGTGGCTCCTCGTCCCGCTACAACGAAGAGAAGCGCGTCGTCTTCAAGAAGGACGTCGGCCCGCTGATCTCGATGGAAGAGATGAGCCGCTGCATCCAGTGCACCCGTTGCGTGCGCTTCGGCCAGGAAGTGGCCGGCGTGATGGAGCTGGGCATGCAGCACCGCGGTGAACATTCCGAGATCGCGACCTTTGTTGGCCGCTCGATCGATTCGGAGTTGTCGGGCAACATGATCGACATCTGCCCGGTCGGCGCCCTGACCAGCAAGCCTTTCCGCTACAGCGCCCGCACCTGGGAGCTGTCGCGCCGCAAGAGCGTGTCGCCGCACGATTCCACCGGTGCCAACCTGATCGTTCAGGTCAAGAACGGCAAGGTGATGCGCGTGGTGCCGCTCGAGAACGAAGACGTCAACGAGTGCTGGATTGCCGACCGCGATCGTTTCAGCTACGAAGCGCTGAACACCGACGCCCGCCTGACCCGTCCGATGATCAAGCAGGGCGGCGAGTGGCGTGAAGTCGACTGGACGACCGCACTCGAATACGTGGCCAACGGCCTCAAGGGCATCAAGGCCGAACACGGCGCGGCTGCCATCGGCGCGCTGGCCACCGAGCACAGCACGGTCGAAGAGCTGTTCCTGCTGGGCCAGCTGGTTCGTGGCCTGGGTGGCGACAACGTCGACACCCGTCTGCGTCAGACCGACTTCACGGCCGGCTCCGGTGTGCGCTGGCTGGGCCTGCCCATTGCCGAACTCGACAAGCTCGATCGCGCGCTGGTCGTGGGCTCGTTCCTGCGCAAGGACCACCCGCTGTTTGCCACGCGTCTGCGCCAGGCGGCCCGCCGTGGCGCACAGGTGTCGGCCATCGGCGGCGCCAACGACGATTGGGCCATCTCGCTGGCTCAGCGCGTGACCGTGGCGCCGAGCGCCTGGGCGCAGGCTCTGGGTGACGTGGCCGTGGCCATCGCAAACCAGCTCGGCGTGACCGCGCCCTGCAACGGCACCGCCACGGACGCCGCCAAGGCCATCGCCGCCTCGCTGCTGTCGGGCCAGAACAAGGCCATCCTGCTCGGCAACGCCGCGGCGCAGCACCCGCAGGCCTCGGTGCTGCAGGCGCTGGCCCAGTGGATCGCCGGCCAGACCGGGGCCCGCTTCGGCTTCCTGGGCGAATCGGCCAACACCGTGGGCGCCCAGCTTGTGGGGGCACAGCCCCAGCAGGGCGGCCTGAACGCAGGTCAGATGCTGGCCGGCAAGGGCCTCAAGGCCTTCGTGCTGATGGGCGTCGAGCCCGAGTTCGACAGCGCCAACCCGACCGCAGCGGCAGCCGCCATCCTGGGCGCCGAAATGGTCGTGGCCATGAGCCCGTTCAAGACGGCTGCCACCGAATACGCCGACGTGATCCTGCCGATCTCGCCGTTCTCCGAAACGTCGGGCACCTTTGTGAACGCCGAAGGCCGCGTGCAGAGCTTCCACGGTGTGGTCAAGCCGCTGGGCGAGACCCGCCCGGCCTGGAAGGTGCTGCGCGTGCTGGGCACGATGCTGGGCCTGGACGGCTTCGCTTTCGAGACCTCGGAAGAGGTCAAGGCGCGCGCGCTGGGCGACCTGGCCGCACTGCCTGCCAAGCTGAACAACGACACGCCTGCCGCCATCACCCTCACGGGTGGCACCGGTGCGCTCGAGCGCCTGGCCGATCTGCCCATCTACAGTGCCGACGCCCTGGTGCGCCGTGCGCCGTCGCTGCAGGCCACGGCCGATGCACGTCCGCCGGTGGTGAGCCTGCCGCAGGCCCTGTGGGCCGAGCTGGGTCTGGCCGACGGTGCCCAGGTCAAGGTGTCGCAAGAAGGAGGCGCTGCCGTGCTGCCTGCCGTCCTGGATGCCAGCCTGCCGGCCAACGTGGTGCGCGTGCCCGCCGGTACGCAGGCGACGTCCACCCTGGGCGCCTCCTTCGGCGCGATCCGCGTCGAAAAAGCCTGA
- the nuoF gene encoding NADH-quinone oxidoreductase subunit NuoF — protein sequence MLDLSQFQATGAETCFHGRHINPQIYADLDGKNWSLKDYEARGGYAALRKILGKDGGEGLSQDQVIAEVKASGLRGRGGAGFPTGLKWSFMPRAFPGQKYLVCNSDEGEPGTAKDREILRHNPHIVIEGMAIAAYAMGITVGFNYIHGEIFEVYERFEAALEEARAAGYLGDNIMGSGFSFQLHAHHGFGAYICGEETALIESIEGKKGQPRFKPPFPASFGVYGKPTTINNTETFAAVPWIIRNGGEAFLAVGKPNNGGTKLFTVSGDVERPGNYEIPLGTPFSTLLDLCGGVRGGKKLKAVIPGGSSSPVIPAHIMMECTMDYDSIAKAGSMLGSGAVIVMDETRCMVKSLQRLSYFYMHESCGQCTPCREGTGWLWRMVDRIERGEGRPEDIDMLNSVADNIQGRTICALGDAAAMPVRAFIKHYRDEFVHHIEHKTCMVPAYI from the coding sequence ATGCTCGACCTCTCTCAATTCCAGGCCACCGGCGCAGAGACCTGCTTCCATGGTCGCCACATCAACCCGCAGATCTATGCCGATCTTGACGGCAAGAACTGGAGCCTGAAGGACTACGAAGCGCGTGGCGGCTATGCAGCGCTGCGCAAGATCCTGGGCAAGGACGGCGGCGAAGGCCTGTCGCAGGACCAGGTGATTGCCGAAGTGAAGGCGTCCGGCCTGCGCGGTCGTGGCGGCGCCGGTTTCCCGACCGGCCTGAAGTGGAGCTTCATGCCCCGTGCCTTCCCGGGCCAGAAGTACCTGGTGTGCAACTCCGACGAAGGCGAGCCGGGCACGGCCAAGGACCGCGAGATCCTGCGCCACAATCCGCACATCGTCATCGAGGGCATGGCCATCGCCGCTTACGCGATGGGCATCACGGTCGGCTTCAACTACATCCACGGCGAGATCTTCGAGGTGTACGAGCGCTTCGAAGCCGCGCTGGAAGAAGCACGTGCCGCCGGCTACCTCGGCGACAACATCATGGGCAGCGGCTTCAGCTTCCAGCTGCACGCGCACCATGGCTTCGGCGCCTACATCTGCGGCGAAGAAACCGCCCTGATCGAATCGATCGAAGGCAAGAAGGGCCAGCCCCGCTTCAAGCCGCCTTTCCCGGCGAGCTTCGGCGTCTACGGCAAGCCCACCACGATCAACAACACCGAAACCTTTGCGGCCGTCCCCTGGATCATCCGCAACGGTGGCGAGGCCTTCCTGGCCGTCGGCAAGCCCAACAACGGTGGCACCAAGCTGTTCACCGTGTCCGGTGACGTCGAGCGCCCCGGCAACTACGAGATCCCGCTGGGCACCCCGTTCTCGACGCTGCTCGATCTGTGCGGTGGCGTGCGGGGCGGCAAGAAGCTCAAGGCCGTGATCCCCGGTGGCTCTTCGTCGCCGGTGATCCCTGCCCACATCATGATGGAGTGCACGATGGACTATGACTCCATCGCCAAGGCTGGCTCGATGCTGGGCTCGGGCGCCGTCATCGTGATGGACGAGACACGCTGCATGGTCAAGAGCCTGCAGCGCCTGTCCTATTTCTACATGCACGAGTCCTGCGGCCAGTGCACGCCTTGCCGTGAAGGCACCGGCTGGCTGTGGCGCATGGTCGATCGCATCGAGCGCGGCGAAGGTCGCCCGGAAGACATCGACATGCTGAACTCTGTCGCCGACAACATCCAGGGTCGCACGATCTGTGCACTGGGTGACGCAGCGGCCATGCCGGTGCGCGCATTCATCAAGCACTACCGCGATGAGTTCGTGCACCACATCGAACACAAGACCTGCATGGTCCCGGCCTACATCTGA
- the nuoE gene encoding NADH-quinone oxidoreductase subunit NuoE produces the protein MLSEQTKARFDRELAKYPADQRVSAVMACLSIIQQERGWVSPESEQEIADYIGMPAMAVHEVTTFYNMYNQKPVGQFKINVCTNLPCQLRDGQKALQHLCEKLGVEDGGTTADGLFTVQHCECLGACADAPVALVNDRQMVSYMSNEKLDQLIDVLKANAK, from the coding sequence ATGCTCAGCGAACAAACCAAAGCGCGGTTCGACCGCGAACTCGCCAAGTACCCGGCTGACCAGCGCGTGTCGGCGGTCATGGCCTGTCTGTCCATCATCCAGCAGGAACGCGGCTGGGTCTCGCCCGAAAGCGAGCAGGAGATTGCCGACTACATCGGCATGCCTGCCATGGCGGTGCACGAGGTCACGACGTTCTACAACATGTACAACCAGAAGCCCGTTGGTCAGTTCAAGATCAACGTGTGCACCAACCTGCCTTGCCAGCTGCGTGATGGCCAGAAGGCCCTGCAGCATCTGTGCGAGAAGCTGGGCGTGGAAGACGGCGGCACCACGGCCGACGGTCTGTTCACCGTGCAGCACTGCGAGTGCCTGGGCGCCTGCGCCGATGCACCGGTGGCGCTGGTCAACGACCGCCAGATGGTGAGCTACATGAGCAACGAGAAGCTGGACCAGCTGATCGACGTGCTCAAGGCCAATGCCAAGTGA
- a CDS encoding NADH-quinone oxidoreductase subunit D, with protein MAEIKNYTLNFGPQHPAAHGVLRLVLELDGEVIQRADPHIGLLHRATEKLAESKTYIQSLPYMDRLDYVSMMCNEHAYCLAIEKMLGIEVPERAQYIRVMFAEITRVLNHLLWLGCHGFDCGAMNILIYCFREREDLFDMYEAVSGARMHAAYFRPGGVYRDLPDTMPQYKVSKIKNAKTIARLNENRQGSLLDFIDDFTQRFPKLVDEYETLLTDNRIWKQRTVGIGVVTPERALQMGLSGAMLRGSGIVWDLRKHQPYDVYDKVDFDIPIGKNGDCYDRYLVRVEELRQSNRIIKQCVDWLRANPGPVITDNHKVAPPSRVEMKSSMEQLIHHFKLFTEGFHVPESEAYAAVEHPKGEFGIYLVSDGANKPYRLKIRAPGFPHLAALDEMSRGHMLADAVAIIGTMDIVFGEIDR; from the coding sequence ATGGCAGAGATCAAGAACTACACCCTGAACTTCGGTCCCCAGCACCCGGCCGCCCACGGCGTGCTGCGTCTGGTGCTCGAGCTGGACGGCGAAGTCATCCAGCGTGCCGACCCCCACATCGGCCTGCTGCACCGCGCCACTGAAAAGCTGGCCGAATCCAAGACCTACATCCAGTCGCTGCCCTACATGGACCGCCTGGACTACGTGTCGATGATGTGCAACGAGCACGCCTACTGCCTGGCCATCGAGAAGATGCTCGGCATCGAGGTGCCCGAGCGTGCGCAGTACATCCGCGTCATGTTTGCCGAGATCACCCGCGTGCTCAACCACCTGCTGTGGCTGGGCTGTCACGGGTTCGACTGCGGCGCGATGAACATCCTCATCTACTGCTTCCGCGAGCGTGAGGACCTGTTCGACATGTACGAAGCGGTGTCGGGTGCGCGCATGCACGCGGCCTACTTCCGTCCGGGTGGCGTCTACCGCGATCTGCCGGACACCATGCCGCAGTACAAGGTCAGCAAGATCAAGAACGCGAAGACCATCGCGCGCCTGAACGAGAACCGTCAGGGCTCGCTGCTGGACTTCATCGATGACTTCACCCAGCGCTTCCCCAAGCTGGTGGACGAGTACGAAACCCTGCTGACCGACAACCGCATCTGGAAGCAGCGCACCGTCGGCATCGGCGTGGTCACCCCCGAGCGCGCCCTGCAGATGGGCCTGTCGGGCGCCATGCTGCGCGGCTCGGGCATCGTGTGGGACCTGCGCAAGCACCAGCCCTACGACGTCTACGACAAGGTCGACTTCGACATCCCCATCGGCAAGAACGGCGACTGCTACGACCGTTACCTGGTCCGCGTGGAAGAGCTGCGTCAGTCCAACCGCATCATCAAGCAGTGCGTGGACTGGCTGCGTGCCAACCCGGGCCCGGTCATCACCGACAACCACAAGGTGGCCCCGCCGTCGCGCGTCGAGATGAAGTCGTCGATGGAGCAGCTGATCCACCACTTCAAGCTCTTCACCGAAGGCTTCCACGTGCCCGAGTCCGAGGCCTACGCGGCCGTCGAGCACCCGAAGGGCGAGTTCGGCATCTACCTGGTGTCCGACGGCGCCAACAAGCCGTACCGCCTGAAGATCCGTGCCCCCGGCTTCCCCCACCTCGCCGCCCTCGACGAGATGAGCCGTGGCCACATGCTGGCCGACGCCGTGGCCATCATCGGCACGATGGACATCGTGTTCGGTGAAATCGACCGCTAA
- a CDS encoding NADH-quinone oxidoreductase subunit C, protein MSKLDTLQAALQNVLGDKIKRLVSDRGELTITVSAGDYLDVARTLRDHADLAFEQLQDLCGMDWSAYKDGAESIYADGPRFGVVLHLLSISKNWRLRVKTFALDDDFPVLASLCDVWNGVNWFEREAFDLYGIVFDGHTDLRRILTDYGFIGHPFRKDFPTTGHVEMRYDPEQKRVIYQPVTIEQREITPRIIREDNYGGLH, encoded by the coding sequence ATGAGCAAACTGGACACCCTGCAGGCTGCCCTGCAAAACGTGCTGGGCGACAAGATCAAGCGCCTGGTTTCCGACCGTGGCGAGCTGACGATCACCGTGTCGGCCGGCGACTACCTCGATGTGGCCCGCACCCTGCGTGACCACGCCGATCTGGCTTTCGAGCAGCTGCAGGACCTCTGCGGCATGGACTGGTCCGCCTACAAGGATGGCGCCGAGTCCATCTACGCCGACGGCCCCCGCTTCGGCGTTGTGTTGCACCTCCTGTCGATCAGCAAGAACTGGCGTTTGCGCGTCAAGACCTTCGCTCTGGACGACGATTTCCCCGTGCTGGCTTCGCTCTGCGACGTCTGGAACGGTGTGAACTGGTTCGAGCGCGAGGCCTTCGACCTGTACGGCATCGTCTTCGATGGCCACACCGACCTGCGCCGCATCCTGACCGACTACGGCTTCATCGGCCACCCGTTCCGCAAGGACTTCCCGACCACGGGCCACGTCGAGATGCGCTACGACCCCGAGCAGAAGCGTGTGATTTACCAGCCGGTCACCATCGAGCAGCGCGAGATCACCCCGCGCATCATCCGCGAAGACAACTACGGTGGTCTCCACTGA
- a CDS encoding NuoB/complex I 20 kDa subunit family protein, with translation MGIEGVFKEGFITTSADTLINWSKTGSLWPMTFGLACCAVEMMHAGAARYDIDRFGMLFRPSPRQSDLMIVAGTLCNKMAPALRKVYDQMAEPRWVLSMGSCANGGGYYHYSYSVVRGCDRIVPVDVYVPGCPPTAEALLYGILQLQAKIRRENTIAR, from the coding sequence ATGGGTATCGAGGGCGTCTTCAAAGAGGGCTTCATCACCACCTCGGCCGACACGCTGATCAACTGGTCCAAGACCGGTTCGCTGTGGCCGATGACGTTTGGTCTGGCCTGCTGCGCGGTCGAGATGATGCACGCCGGTGCGGCGCGCTATGACATCGACCGCTTCGGCATGCTGTTCCGGCCCAGCCCGCGTCAGTCCGACCTGATGATCGTGGCCGGCACGCTGTGCAACAAGATGGCGCCCGCGCTGCGCAAGGTGTATGACCAGATGGCCGAACCTCGCTGGGTGCTGTCCATGGGATCGTGTGCCAACGGTGGCGGCTACTACCACTACAGCTACTCGGTGGTGCGCGGCTGCGACCGCATCGTGCCGGTGGATGTCTACGTGCCAGGCTGCCCGCCGACGGCCGAGGCACTGCTCTACGGCATCCTGCAGCTGCAGGCCAAGATCCGCCGCGAAAACACCATTGCCCGCTGA
- a CDS encoding NADH-quinone oxidoreductase subunit A, giving the protein MNIEQYLPVILFILVGVGVGVAPQLLGFLLGPRRPDPAKNSPYECGFEAFEDARMKFDVRYYLVAILFILFDLEIAFLFPWAVALKEVGMAGFAAIMLFLGILVVGFAYEWKKGALDWE; this is encoded by the coding sequence ATGAACATCGAGCAGTATCTGCCAGTCATCCTTTTCATCCTGGTTGGCGTCGGTGTGGGTGTCGCGCCACAGTTGCTGGGCTTTCTGCTGGGCCCGCGTCGCCCTGACCCGGCAAAGAACTCCCCCTACGAGTGCGGCTTCGAGGCTTTCGAAGACGCCCGGATGAAGTTCGATGTGCGCTATTACCTGGTTGCCATCCTCTTCATCCTGTTCGACCTCGAAATCGCTTTCCTGTTCCCGTGGGCCGTGGCCCTGAAGGAAGTGGGCATGGCGGGTTTCGCGGCCATCATGTTGTTCCTGGGCATCCTCGTCGTGGGCTTCGCCTACGAATGGAAGAAGGGCGCGCTGGATTGGGAGTGA
- the secG gene encoding preprotein translocase subunit SecG — protein MQQALMTAVLLLQVASALAMIGLVLVQHGKGADMGASFGSGASGSLFGATGSANFLSRTTAVAATIFFSTTLGLAYFGNLRTPTAEAPTVLEQSASDAASAAQPAASAASGAALIPTK, from the coding sequence ATGCAACAAGCTTTGATGACCGCGGTGCTGCTGCTGCAGGTCGCATCGGCGCTGGCCATGATCGGCCTGGTGCTGGTGCAGCACGGCAAGGGCGCCGACATGGGCGCTTCTTTCGGCAGTGGTGCGTCCGGCAGCCTGTTCGGTGCCACCGGCAGCGCCAACTTCCTGTCGCGCACCACCGCCGTGGCGGCGACGATCTTCTTCAGCACGACCCTGGGTCTGGCTTACTTCGGCAACCTCCGCACGCCGACGGCCGAAGCCCCGACCGTGCTGGAGCAGTCTGCCAGCGACGCTGCCTCTGCAGCTCAGCCGGCGGCTTCCGCGGCTTCGGGCGCTGCCCTGATTCCGACGAAGTGA
- the tpiA gene encoding triose-phosphate isomerase, protein MKKLVVGNWKMHGSRAFNAELIQGLLASDLATTAPRADVAVCPPFVYLAEVVAALQGSAIGVGSQDVSVQVQGAYTGEVAGPMLREVGATYAIVGHSERRSYHAEGDQLVADKARAALSHGLIPIVCVGETLAEREAGQTEAVVGRQLQAVIDTLGADLARIVVAYEPVWAIGTGKTASPEQAQAVHAFLRAQLKSARAEAATVPLLYGGSVKPDNAAQLFAQPDIDGGLIGGAALKAADFAAIARAA, encoded by the coding sequence ATGAAGAAGCTGGTTGTTGGTAACTGGAAGATGCACGGTTCGCGTGCATTCAATGCCGAACTGATCCAGGGCCTGCTGGCCTCGGATCTGGCCACCACGGCGCCCCGCGCCGATGTGGCTGTGTGCCCGCCCTTCGTGTACCTGGCCGAGGTCGTGGCCGCGCTGCAAGGCAGTGCGATCGGCGTCGGAAGCCAGGACGTCTCCGTGCAGGTGCAGGGCGCCTACACGGGCGAGGTCGCGGGGCCGATGCTGCGCGAAGTCGGGGCCACCTACGCCATCGTGGGGCACTCCGAGCGTCGCAGCTACCACGCTGAAGGCGACCAGCTCGTGGCCGACAAGGCCCGGGCTGCGCTGTCGCACGGTCTGATCCCCATCGTCTGTGTCGGTGAAACGCTCGCCGAGCGGGAAGCCGGTCAGACCGAAGCGGTGGTGGGTCGTCAGCTGCAGGCCGTGATCGACACGTTGGGGGCCGACCTGGCCCGCATCGTCGTCGCTTACGAACCGGTCTGGGCCATCGGCACCGGCAAGACCGCTTCGCCCGAGCAGGCGCAGGCCGTGCACGCCTTCCTGCGGGCGCAACTGAAGTCGGCCCGCGCTGAAGCGGCCACCGTGCCACTGCTCTATGGTGGCTCGGTCAAGCCCGACAATGCGGCCCAGCTCTTCGCTCAACCCGACATCGATGGCGGCCTCATCGGCGGCGCCGCGCTGAAGGCGGCCGATTTTGCCGCCATCGCGCGTGCGGCCTGA
- the pnp gene encoding polyribonucleotide nucleotidyltransferase encodes MTMFNKVTKTFQWGGRTVTMETGEIARQATGAVLVDIEGTVVLATVVCAKTAKPGQDFFPLTVDYIEKTYAAGKIPGSFFKREAKPSELETLTSRLIDRPIRPLFPEGFFNEVQLVIHVVSLNPEVSADIAAMIASSAALSISGIPFNGPIGAARVGYINGEYVLNPSPAQMAESKMDLIVAGTETAVLMVESEADQLSEDVMLGGVVFGHEQGSVAINAIHDLVRDAGKPAWDWQPPAKDEDFIAKVNALAEGPLRAAYQIRSKQARTQACRAAYADVKAALTAEGIAFDGVKVEGLLFDIEAKIVRSQILAGEPRIDGRDTRTVRPIEIRTGVLPRVHGSALFTRGETQALVIATLGTEQDAQRIDALTGDFRDTFLFHYNMPPFATGETGRVGSPKRREIGHGRLAKRALVPLLPPKDEFAYTVRVVSEITESNGSSSMASVCGGCLAMMDAGVPMKAHVAGIAMGLIKEGNKFAVLTDILGDEDHLGDMDFKVAGTTAGVTALQMDIKIQGITKEIMQVALAQAKEARLHILGKMTEAMAGANTEVSEFAPRLYTVKINQDKIRDLIGKGGATIRGLCEETGCQINIAEDGTVTVASADTAKADEALRRIAEITAEVEIGAVYEGPVTKLFDFGALVNLLPGKDGLLHISQIAHERVEKVSDYLTEGQMVKVKVLETDEKGRIKLSMKALLERPEGMPEREERGERRDRGDRGDRGERRDRGGDRGERRDRAPRAEQQFTDAPEGNGDEQAQQQQQ; translated from the coding sequence ATGACCATGTTCAACAAAGTCACCAAGACCTTCCAGTGGGGCGGCCGCACCGTCACCATGGAGACCGGCGAAATCGCCCGTCAGGCCACTGGCGCCGTCCTGGTCGACATCGAAGGCACCGTGGTGCTGGCCACCGTCGTGTGCGCCAAGACCGCCAAGCCCGGCCAGGACTTCTTCCCCCTGACCGTCGACTACATCGAGAAGACCTACGCCGCCGGCAAGATCCCGGGCAGCTTCTTCAAGCGTGAAGCCAAGCCGTCCGAGCTCGAGACGCTCACCTCGCGCCTGATCGACCGCCCGATCCGTCCGCTGTTCCCTGAAGGCTTCTTCAACGAAGTGCAGCTCGTCATCCACGTGGTGTCGCTGAACCCGGAAGTGTCGGCTGACATCGCGGCCATGATCGCCTCCAGCGCCGCGCTGTCGATCTCGGGCATCCCGTTCAATGGCCCCATCGGTGCAGCCCGCGTGGGCTACATCAATGGCGAGTACGTGCTGAACCCCAGCCCCGCGCAGATGGCCGAGTCCAAGATGGACCTGATCGTCGCCGGCACCGAAACCGCCGTGCTGATGGTGGAATCGGAAGCCGACCAGCTGTCGGAAGACGTGATGCTGGGTGGCGTGGTGTTCGGCCACGAGCAGGGCAGCGTGGCGATCAACGCCATCCACGACCTGGTGCGTGACGCCGGCAAGCCGGCCTGGGACTGGCAGCCGCCCGCCAAGGACGAAGACTTCATCGCCAAGGTCAACGCCCTGGCCGAAGGCCCGCTGCGCGCCGCCTACCAGATCCGCTCCAAGCAGGCCCGCACCCAGGCCTGCCGCGCTGCCTACGCCGACGTGAAGGCTGCCCTGACCGCCGAAGGCATTGCATTCGACGGCGTCAAGGTCGAAGGCCTGCTGTTCGACATCGAAGCCAAGATCGTCCGCAGCCAGATCCTGGCCGGCGAGCCGCGCATCGACGGCCGCGACACCCGCACCGTGCGCCCCATCGAGATCCGCACCGGCGTGCTGCCGCGCGTGCACGGCTCGGCCCTGTTCACCCGTGGTGAAACCCAGGCCCTGGTCATCGCCACCCTGGGCACCGAGCAGGACGCCCAGCGCATCGACGCCCTGACCGGCGACTTCCGCGACACCTTCCTGTTCCACTACAACATGCCTCCGTTCGCCACCGGCGAAACGGGTCGTGTCGGCTCGCCCAAGCGCCGCGAAATCGGCCACGGCCGTCTGGCCAAGCGCGCCCTGGTGCCGCTGCTGCCCCCGAAGGACGAGTTCGCTTACACCGTGCGCGTGGTCTCGGAGATCACCGAATCCAACGGCTCCTCGTCGATGGCTTCGGTCTGCGGCGGCTGCCTGGCCATGATGGATGCCGGCGTGCCGATGAAGGCCCACGTGGCCGGCATCGCCATGGGCCTGATCAAGGAAGGCAACAAGTTCGCCGTCCTGACCGACATCCTGGGTGACGAGGATCACCTCGGCGACATGGACTTCAAGGTGGCCGGCACCACCGCCGGCGTGACCGCCCTGCAGATGGACATCAAGATCCAGGGCATCACCAAGGAAATCATGCAGGTGGCCCTGGCCCAGGCCAAGGAAGCCCGTCTGCACATCCTCGGCAAGATGACCGAAGCCATGGCCGGCGCCAACACCGAGGTGTCCGAGTTCGCTCCCCGCCTCTACACCGTCAAGATCAATCAGGACAAGATCCGTGACCTGATCGGCAAGGGTGGCGCCACCATCCGCGGCCTGTGCGAAGAGACCGGCTGCCAGATCAACATCGCGGAAGACGGCACCGTCACCGTGGCGTCGGCCGACACCGCCAAGGCCGACGAAGCCCTGCGCCGCATTGCCGAAATCACCGCCGAAGTCGAAATCGGTGCCGTGTACGAAGGCCCGGTCACCAAGCTGTTCGACTTCGGTGCGCTGGTGAACCTGCTGCCCGGCAAGGACGGCCTGCTGCACATCAGCCAGATCGCCCACGAACGCGTCGAGAAGGTCTCCGACTACCTGACCGAAGGCCAGATGGTCAAGGTCAAGGTCCTCGAGACCGACGAGAAGGGCCGTATCAAGCTCTCCATGAAGGCCCTGCTGGAGCGCCCTGAAGGCATGCCCGAGCGCGAAGAGCGTGGTGAGCGCCGTGACCGCGGCGACCGTGGTGATCGCGGCGAGCGCCGTGACCGTGGCGGCGACCGTGGCGAGCGCCGCGATCGCGCACCCCGTGCCGAGCAGCAGTTCACCGACGCCCCCGAGGGCAACGGTGACGAGCAGGCCCAACAGCAACAACAGTGA
- the rpsO gene encoding 30S ribosomal protein S15, translating to MSVADINKAEIIKANARGQADTGSPEVQVALLTARINELTPHFKANKKDHHGRRGLLRMVSRRRKLLDYLKSKDFDRYAALIQKLGLRK from the coding sequence ATGTCCGTCGCCGACATCAACAAGGCCGAGATCATCAAGGCCAACGCCCGTGGCCAAGCCGACACCGGCTCTCCCGAAGTGCAGGTCGCTCTGCTGACCGCCCGCATCAACGAACTGACTCCCCACTTCAAGGCCAACAAGAAGGACCACCACGGTCGTCGCGGCCTGCTGCGCATGGTCAGCCGTCGTCGCAAGCTGCTCGACTACCTGAAGAGCAAGGACTTCGACCGCTACGCCGCCCTGATCCAGAAGCTGGGCCTGCGCAAGTAA